In Malus sylvestris chromosome 16, drMalSylv7.2, whole genome shotgun sequence, the following are encoded in one genomic region:
- the LOC126608748 gene encoding probable serine/threonine-protein kinase PBL21: MSCFRCFSPHRKDVSKVEIDNGTRSSACGGRGKGIPDDSECGRGKGRNVARSFTFRELAAASKGFREVNLIGEGGFGRVYKGRLDAGQVVAIKQLNHDGLQGFQEFIVEVLMLSLLHHTNLVTLIGYCTDGDQRLLVYEYMPRGSLEDHLFDLSPGRETLSWDTRIKIAVGAARGLEYLHCKANPPVIYRDLKSANILLDDEFNPKLSDFGLAKLAPVGDKTHVSTRVMGTYGYCAPEYAMSGKLTLKSDIYSLGVVMLELITGKKAIDCSKRPGEQNLVSWSRPFLKDRRKFVQLIDPLLQGRFPVRCLHHAVAITAMCLQEQPTFRPLISDIVVALEYLASQSNKPDPRRAGVHSPFSASPSQQNRDIFSQDSDCRMSSTST, encoded by the exons ATGAgttgctttcgttgcttcagTCCTCACCGGAAAGATGTCAGCAAGGTCGAAATCGATAACGGCACTCGATCCTCCG CATGTGGTGGGAGAGGCAAAGGAATTCCCGATGACAGTG AGTGTGGGAGGGGAAAAGGCAGAAATGTGGCACGAAGTTTCACATTTCGCGAACTTGCAGCAGCCAGCAAAGGCTTTAGGGAAGTGAATTTGATTGGGGAAGGAGGTTTTGGAAGGGTTTACAAAGGCCGGCTTGATGCAGGCCAG GTTGTCGCAATTAAACAACTTAATCATGACGGTCTTCAAGGGTTCCAAGAATTCATCGTGGAGGTTCTCATGTTAAGCCTGCTACACCATACAAATCTAGTCACCTTGATTGGCTACTGTACTGACGGAGATCAGAGACTCTTAGTCTATGAGTACATGCCGAGGGGTAGCTTGGAAGATCATCTTTTTG ATCTTAGTCCTGGTCGAGAGACACTGAGTTGGGACACGCGAATTAAGATAGCTGTTGGTGCAGCACGGGGCCTTGAATACCTCCACTGCAAAGCTAACCCGCCAGTTATCTACCGTGACTTGAAATCAGCAAATATACTGCTGGACGATGAATTCAATCCAAAGCTTTCAGATTTTGGGCTTGCTAAACTTGCACCTGTGGGTGACAAAACTCATGTCTCAACAAGAGTGATGGGAACGTATGGGTACTGTGCGCCAGAATATGCCATGAGCGGCAAGTTGACTCTGAAATCAGATATTTATAGCCTTGGTGTGGTTATGTTGGAGCTGATTACAGGGAAGAAGGCAATTGACTGCTCTAAGAGGCCAGGAGAACAGAACTTAGTGTCTTGG TCTCGTCCATTTTTGAAGGATCGGAGGAAGTTTGTCCAATTAATTGATCCTCTGTTGCAAGGACGTTTCCCAGTTCGTTGTTTGCATCATGCAGTTGCCATTACTGCCATGTGTCTACAAGAGCAACCAACTTTCCGTCCTCTTATTAGTGATATTGTTGTAGCACTTGAGTACTTGGCGTCCCAGAGCAACAAACCTGACCCTCGAAGAGCTGGGGTCCATAGTCCCTTTTCGGCATCACCTTCACAGCAAAACAGGGATATTTTCTCTCAGGATTCTGATTGCAGAATGAGTTCAACTTCTACTTAG